TGCAAACCTCATTGAGTCTCCTTGCTATCCCATTTCGTTCTCCATTCTACTTAACTCCCATCTTTGAACTAAGCTCGACGGTGCTTTAAACTTCTATTGGTCACTGGTGTTACCCCTACCTTCCCATTCTCCCTCCACAATCAACAgatataataaagatatacaaaTACGCCTTGCCCCAGCAATCAAAAGAAAACTTTGTAGAAGAGAACATGAACACACTGGATATTCCAAATAGTTAACTAgtgctaaaaaaataacatggTGAGAGGGAGATCTCATAAAAAGGTCTCACGTACCTCTTCATCACACCATGGAGCCAGGATCAATTTTTTGTCATTCAGAGCCACTATGAATTCATCCCAGGTGTTAACAACCTTAAGGCAGGCATCTCTCTTTTGTTTCGCCGTCTCAAACAAGTTTTTCTGAACCTCATCAAGTAACCCATTAACTTTCTCAACCAAGTCAGCCGTAGGAATATCAGCTTTTGCACCATTGTCTCGCCTAACAACACGGGCCTGAAAAGCAGATGATGTTTTCATtaactccctccatttcataatataaggcacaactactttttaaagttgttccataatataaggcatgcatgcatgcatgccattaACTAACCCATCTTCTCtactaaaatattattatttaaattctccaccatcaagatctctaattttattgggtGCATGAATTACATTTATTAGATTAATCCAAACTATaaggtgataataattatttcttggtctttgggctAAGGGTAGCTGtgctttatattttggaatggagggagtattagttgGAATAAAGGTTCAGGGAATAGTAGCAAATTAAACAGCACAACAAAATGAAAGTTACTCCATCCATGCCAAACCTATATGAGAAATGGTTGAGGGCACCATTCAGTCACTGGAAAAGATGTGAAAGTTGCTTAATTGAATCAAATTAACATATTTTAAGTAGAAAGAGGAGAAATAGGTTATTAAATGAACTAGCCAACTCATGCATTGCAACGATCTAGGATAAATATAAAATCTGAACTCAAGAACAATATATAGACTTCGGATTGATCATCAGTTCACAAATGATCCTATTATTACGAACCACATGTGCAAATGATATAATTATTCAGATAAAAGAAACACACGTGCATGTATGCACAGAACccatggtgatggtggtggtatGGCAGACttaccatcaccaccaccaccactagctCTTTTTCTCTAACAGTAAAGATATAGCAGTTTTCAGGAAAATGCATGATAACAAAGGTGCCCTTAGTTTATATATTCATTAGCTACTTACTGTTTTGATgccattaattaatcatattttcCATAGGGAATAGAGAACAAAGAAGCCATTTACACTTCATCTTATGCTAACAAGAAAAACCAATTTATACAAGTACACTGATCTACTAATAAACTTGTGGATTCTATCATGGATATGGAAGGCATTATTAATTTATCATTAACTACTTTATGAAGAGTCCTAGAAGCATTATAGTAATTAATGTGCCACTGATCAATGAAGTTAATAAATTAAATGGTGTGACCTCTGTACCTGATTGTTTGCCATATCTTTTGGACCTATCTCAATTCTTAGAGGAACGCCTTTCATCTCCCAGTGGGAATACTTCCATCCTGGAGAATAGTTTTCGCGGGTATCCAAGTCTGCTCGAATACCAGCTTTCTCCAGTGTCTCAACAGTCTTTTTGCATTCGTTTACAATAGCTGTTGTGTCAACATCTTTGTATGGAACAGGAATAACAATGACCTGCAGAGGTGCCACCCTTGGTGGAAGCACTAAACCTTTGTCATCTCCGTGTGTCATCACCATCACCccaatctgcaaaacaagcatAGGGTCAATACTACAAATGTGAACATAATTTGGGTAGAGAACTCAGCAACTGGAAATAACAGATACATAGAATTaaagtaaaaataataatttaaaaaactaGCGCATTCTGTATTTTAAAATTACCAGAGAGCTTAGCACTCAAAGCTAGCTCCTCATTCACAATAAAAGCCTCATTTCTTTTGTAAAACATTACCACTTCAAAAGggcaaaacaagaagaaaattcCAGGTACATTCCAAAATTTAACAATATATGAGAATTACCGAGCGGGTGGTGTATGCCCAAGAGTTCTGCCACACCATGGATCTTGAGCCCTTATCATTCTCAAAAGTGATATCAAACATCTTTGCAAAGTTTTGACCAAGACAATGTGATGTTGCCCCTTGTACACCACGTCCTGTGTTTGGAATGAAGGCCTGCAAAtatgataaaattttattattacTAAATATAAAGATAAGTACTCTTCTTCATCAGGGTAACTACAGAAAAACTAATCGGGTGGAATGAAGCAAACATTTCATATTAATACCTCAACACTTGTTGTATACAGTCCACCAGCAAATTTTTCCATCTCACTTTTCCTCCCTTTAGAAACTGGAACTGCTAAAAATTCTTCATAAATCCTTCGGTAGAGTTCCAAAATTTGGAGAACCTGAACATTGTCATGGATTAAAATAACTCAGCATCCTTTTAAATTAACAACACGTTACTCATTATTTCTGTTCGCTCCATCAGATATTCTACAAAATAGTTTTTTGTGCCAAGCAACCACTGGAGATAAATACAACCTTTTCACATTCGAAAATGTAAAACAAGGTTCAGGAAGTGTAATGAAATTGAAATATTACTGATGTCAAAACGACTATTTACACTAGCAGTATAATATCTTCTTCCTAGAATACTATGCATTGATATTGGGCCAGCTGTTGCTTCACACTAGCCAAAAGCAGGACAATAGTACTTAAAGATAGTTTACAACAGAAACACCAATATTTGTTAAACAAAAGATGCTGCTTATTTAGAACCAAAAATTCCCTGAGCAAGTTATGGCCAGCTGCAAATGGCAGCAGATTGCCCATTAGGGAGGCCCATGGATTATGGAGATTGCTCATATGGCAAGGCAGCAGCAAAAATGCTAGTGCTGGAAAAGTAGCTTAAGGTTAATTTAGCACATCTTGATTGGAGAGCTAATTTCTTAGTGATCATTTAGTTCTGACAGGGAGAATAATGGAACAGTATTCTCATTTTCCTAAGAATCCCCCCTTCATCCATGCATTCGAGCCCACTTCAATATGGCAGTTAACCCTGATGAACTGCGGTTGCAAAAACAAGTACAGTACCTCTTCGTCAGCCTCCTCTTTAGTTGCAAAAGCTGTATGCCCTTCTTGCCAAAGGAACTCACGGCTCCTGCGGAGAATAGTTACAGAATGTGTCAGCCAGAGATGATGAATATATCCCTATTCCCTAGTGCATAGGTCAACCACCTATTCGCCATCATGGAAACAGGTGGTGTATGATAATGCTCGTATTTACATTCACTAAGAAAATTGAGATCATCCTGACTCATTGTTATGAAACTGATGAATGACATAACATGCAGGTGACAACACATGAGCAGTATAGGAATATATACAATATTGGATATCATGGATATCATGCAGAACCATGTTGGAGAGTGGGACATGTAAGAAAAACCTAACCTAAAAATTCATATGAACACCAAAGTTGCAAAAACAAGATTCCCTTATCTTCCTTTGTCCCTTTTGTTTCAAGTAATGTCGAGCACAATTAGAAAAGAGCTATTTCATGATTTTCTTGGGAAAAGAGAAAATGATAACCCTTGACCCAGGATTACAGAATATTTGAAAGCATATCATGCCACTCATTTCACATAAAAGAATCCATATTCTTCCTTTGCAAAAAGTTTTTCGGATTTGTTAGGATGCAGGCAATCAGGCACTATTGAGGACAAAGCTTGCAAGCCAGGCACTAGAGGAAATAGGGCAGGGAGGGGTTTATAAACAATTGACTACCTTATGAATGGAGTTGGATTGCTAAACTCCCATCGCACGACGTTACACCACTGGTTACACCTCAAAGGTAAGTCCCGATGACTTCTTATCCATTTGGAGAAGTATGGATACATGACAGTCTCACTTGTAGGACGGATTGCGATAGGAGCTTCCAGATCAGATTTTCCTGATTTAGTGACCCATGCTACCTGCAAGATGAATTACAAAAGACTATGTTACTGTATCAAGTTCCAACAAATAGCCTAAAAGTAAAATGTGTATGCAACAGTTTATAACAAACAAAACAGATGCTATTGAACAAATAATAGTTGTCATCAGCACTACCACGTGGCATGTCCAATAGATAGTACCTCTTTTTACTTGACATTTTAGACATCGGCACAGTTCTAACAACTATGTCAACTCAATTATTCAGTCTCAGTGATTATGATCATACTCCAGGAAAAAGTGTTGCATGAAAGGCAGTGGCCTGTGCCAACAAATTGCATGACTAGCACAAAAATAGTTAGGTGGTCATACAACAGGTTTACAGGCCATGTGGTTCATGTGATTAAGAGCATCATTTCATATGGCTTGGGTGCTTGAATTTGAAATCTATCCAGAACTAACCTTTAGGAACTTTATAAGAGAAACAGGGAGTTTCTTCAGGAGAAATTATGGGTCAAACATTCAAAGCCCTGAGGTCTAGTTTGCCTCAATAATCAAATAAGAGAATGAATAGTGTCATAGCTTCATAGGTCAGATAGTTCGCATGCCTATGAATTTATGTGCTATCTCACAAATTAATTGAGAAATATTGTGGGTTATCTCACAAACGAGTTGAGAAATATTGCTCAGGTCAAGCAAGAAAAATCTTTTGAGTGTTCAGACTTCGGGCTGAAAAGGGAATCGTTACAAATAGTTTTTGCTAGCTTCATTTCATGAAGGTTTGTCAACATGCTCAAATGACAGACGTACATCCTAATGGGTAAAATACTGAATGATGGAGTAAATAGCATGGGAAAATACACACCTCTGGTGCAAAGCCCTCAATGTGGTCTTTCTCCTTCTGTAGGACATTCTCAGTGACAAACAATGGGAAATAATAAGGTTTCAGCTTCAGCTTTTTTATTTCTGCATCAAAGAATTCCTGCACCAAACCGCATAGGACTTAGGGAAAAAGAACATGATTATAGTAATGCCATTTTACTTAATAAACTGCAAACAAAGAAACAAAGGCAAGATCCTTGATGCTAAGAACGACACTTTTACACAACTCAATCAGAAGTTACTGATGATATAAAATAGACATGTTGAGATAAACTTATTAGTCCAAAAGGGCATCAGAATTAGCATTTGAAAAGCTGATTTGTTAATGTGATGTTTGCAGTAACTGTCAATCAGGGAAAAGGAGTGCATAAGGTTGACAAGATAAATACTTCAGGCAACACTCTAGACCAACTTGTGGACAGAGATTACTTTTTGTTATCATCACTGATGCTTAGGTTACAAGAGTACAACAGGCAACAATGACTACTTACATTTCATTGCAAagggaaataaataaaaattagcATCTTGATTAATTGAATTTAAGCAGGCATTGAGAAAAAACTTACTTTAAGCAATTCCCAGATCTCCATCGCCCATGGCCTCAAGATATAACAACCGGATATGTCATAGTACTCGATCATTTCACTGTTAACGACAACCTGAAGgaacaaaaagtaaaaaaaaaaaaaaacttctataaGCCCCCTAGCAAGAAtgagatatattttgaatttgaaaaaaaaatgtttgagcttgttgttttgttttggatggCGATTAATAAATGGATAAATCAACCAATAACAGTTTAGAAACAGAATCTGTGTGTTCCATTCTCCAGTAACAGCTACGAAATAACTTATATAGTTAACATAACAGTATCATATCCTTGGAGATTACTAATTCTCTCTTCAGCAACAGCATTTGAATAGAGTAAATTGACCCAGAACAGTTTCAGAAAACCAGCAATAGCAATAGCAACTAACAGAACCACCAACATTTGCACTGATGCAGAAGTAAATCTCTGTTAATAAAAGTTCAAACGATTAGCTACCAACACTCCCTGCCAGAACTTGTCACACGCATCTCGAATACATCACCACCTTTAAATTCAATTCCACACATGAACACCTCATCGCACCCACATTACATTAAAATTCACCCAAATCTACCAACAAAACCTCGCCAAAAACTCATGAAAGGAAAAGGCGAGAAAAACCAACCTCGGAGTACCACTCCCCGAAGTTGTCATCCTTCTTGTACGCCATCCCGAGCTTCGTCTCCTTCTTCACCTCCTTCTTCTTCCCTGCAACTCAACCGCCACCAAACCCCCCATCATCAGTTGAAGAACAAAACGCAAAAACCCACCCAAAtctccaacccaacccaacccaacccaaccacgCCGCACCTCCGCCtcccttgccgccgcctccacctcccttCCCGGACGACATGGCTCCGCCCTGCACGGACGAAGAGACAGACAACACGGAAGTCAAATCTCAAACCCCGGAAACGCACGGAGAAATGGAGAAACAGCTTCGGTTTCGTGGATCCGGGCGCTAGCTAAGCTTGCCTGCTGCTACGACGCGGCGGGatcaggcgaggcgagcgagggcgtgggcgaggcgagcagctagggttttagtagtggtggcggcggcggcggaggaggaggaaggagatgagggGAGTAGGCGGAGTAGGGCGCAAGTAGCCAATGGGGACAGCGTGGCGGGCGCGCCACGTGACGTTGCTGACGTGGACGGAGGAGGTCGGGGATGGGCCCGGCGTGTCAGTGAGTCTATACACGGGGTTAACGGGAGTAGACGTGGGTGTACTGCTCGTACAATTGTGGAAAATTGGTGGCCTAACACAAAaggtgctttttttttcaaagaggtgatttaattttattaattttaaaatggGCAAAGGCACCTCAAGTTCGGCCGAAATTTTATATTCGAATCCTTTAGCAATACTTAATTCATAAATATACCCCtacaaaaattaatttatgaGGGAATGGATCACACGTTTAGCTGCTACTGTGTATAGTGCTAATGGTAAACATCACAGCAACAATGGTCTTATTTACCCCTGATCCCGATGCCTAGAGCCGAAGCAGCTAGCAAACTGATGTGGTTGTGTCAAGGTTACGGATCAGACATACATCCTATCCTATGGCTTATGGAATATACGAGTATTGTATACCTTCACGTACACGGGTTGTTTTCGTATGCGTTGTAGGAATCCATCAtgaattatggaaaatatctctacGGGTCGAGTGATTAATTTACAAAGTCATACTCTGTAGGGATAGAGTTTCTATTATAACATATGGGATCCGATGTCTCCAAGTCTTACTTGGAGATCAAGATGATCCACGATATAAAAAGGACCCCTGGGAGGGATGCAAGGCATTGAATCTCatgccaacacacccaccatagtcTACGAAGCCAAAGCCCACAGAGCCAAATCGTCGGGAGATTTCATCGAGTCTATCGACTatgatctcgtcggtatcgtcGGATCCATCTACTCCCATTGTATTCTGTGGCTTTTCCATAttaatcccatataaactggattatggctattacctgataaggggcctgaaccagtataattcttgtcttatgtttgcttgatgtcgtaatatgtagatcctcgttccaacgtaccccaataccctaatCATCTGTTCTACAAGTATCACTCGTCGAAGGTTGACAATAACATCAACGAACCTATTATTGAACCATTGATTCCAAACCCTAAATCCTGAAGTTAGATATATCCCAGATCTTCAATTTGGTCTCAACATGTGTTGTACAGGGGTATGAGCAAAAATGGAGAAGCTAGGTAGCTACTCTTCTGATGAGAAATAAGACAAGGGTGGCAATCGATGATGTTAATAACGACATTTTTAAGCCTAGGAGGGGATTGAGGCACAAGGCCATTATTGTAGGACTAATTGATAAGGTGAATATGAGAAGTCGAGCACCTAATATCTCGATGTACGCCGATGACGCGGTCATCTTCCTCAAGTCGATACAAGGCGAAAACTGTGCTGATCAAAGCAGCACTTGACCTATTTAGGATTGCTACTAGGCTACACGCCAACTTGTCGAGAAGCGCCATCACACATATCCAATTCTCGGAAGAACAGAGAAACTTGTTCAGAATGTGCTAATTACATATCTGGGCTTGCCATTATGTGTACGTGAACCAACAAAACTTGAATTACAACCCATCCTAGACCGGTTGGCAAAGAAAGTGGCTGTTGGGAAGTTGAAGTTACTCTTGCCAGATGGTGGCATGTGCCTGATCAAGTAGGTACTGATGGCAATCCCTATGCATGTATTGTCAATCATGCAACTACCAAAGTGGGCTATTAAGGATGTTGAGGGAATATGTAGGGTTTTTCTGTGCAAGGGGCAAGAGGAAGTCAATGGTGGGTACTATCTCATTGCTTAAAGAGCAATCTGTATGTAAATTGAGAAGATGTCTATATATAAAGCATCTAGCTCTTTTTGGAAAAGCTCTTAGCTTAAAGTTGGAAGTCAAACGAACTGAGCAGAAGGGGAGGCCGTGGAGGATGGTAGGATGGAAACGAAATAAGGATCTCCAAGACATATTTAACTCAACAGTGATACATGTGGTGGGCAACGGCCAAGATACAAACTTCTGAAGAGGGAATTGGTTACCAAACAGGGGCAGCATCACTGGTAACATGTCGAGAACTGGCTACCGAGAGGTAACATCGTTGGTAACATGCCTACGCTCTTCAGCTTTGTCAGTAGGTCAAGACTGATAGTGGGACAAGGAATAGTTGGCTACAGATGGGGGAGAGATCTCCAAGGATCGCTCTCTAACAGAGCCTTGGCAGAGTATTTATTCCTTTGGGATGAACTCTAGAATGTTCACATCCAATAGGGGATGGAGGATTCAATAATTTGGAAGCTGACAAGTAATGGCTAGTTCATTGTCTACGCTGCTTACAACCTATTCTTTATGGCGACGATGAAATGTCCTTATGGTGAACTATTTTGGAAGATTAGAGTGCTAGCGAGGGTCAGATTCTTTATGTGGTTGGCTGTAAAAGGATGATGCTTGATGGCTAACAATCTTCTCAAGAGAGGATGGCTGTTCGTTGTGCCAATCTGAGATGGAAGATTGTGACCATATGTTCATCAAGTGTCGTACACCAACAGAGTATGGACAATGCTACGAGATTGGATCAATGTGGCCTTTGACCCACCTAGTCAGCAAGGTCTTCTATGTGGCATAATGGTGACAGCAAACGCAATCTTGTTTTCGAGCGAGCTACATGAACATGCTCGATATGCTTTTCATGATGGTGTGCTGGCTCATTTGGAAGGAACGCAACGGGATAGTTTTCGAGCAGAGGTTAAAACAATTGCAGAGAAGCTCTGGAGATATTAAAGAGGAAATAGCCATTTGGAGAACTGCTGGCATATTTCAATATTGTTATGAATAGTCCGTTTTAGCTAATGTCATGATCAATCGCTATAACATATAACACCCCCTTACAATCTCAATGAAATTTGATTGGCCAATCTTTCAGCCGACCCGCGAAAAAAAACTCCAAATACAGCTACATCAACAGTATCATGTATGGTGAATAAGATCCATATCAGGGAGTACCCTGGATACAATATCGAGGCATACCACACCGTGACCAAATGGTACCTACAAATTTATCTGAGTTAACCTAAGTACTGGTGAATGTGATACGCAACTGGTAAAAGAAACGTTGTGTGAAGGTGATGCGGCAAGAGATGAAATGTAGGATATAATAGCCTCGCACTTTGACCCAACCCCAAGGGCATTATTTCAGTTAAATCTGAGTATGGAAACTGTGAATTCTAATGGCCAAAGTTCAATACTAAAGACCATGTCAAAAACTAATCACTTGGTATTTtccaacggagggagtaaccgCTTTGACTTTGGCAAAATTAGCATAGGGCAGTTTCATCGAATCTGTGACAGAATTAAACAAACCacaagaaagcaaaaaaaaaaaacataacatcATAATTAGGAATTTAGGATATGCATTATGCATTCAGCACCATAGTAACAAAATAGCTGAATGCATACAGATAAACACCGCTTTACTGAACATTGGTAGCTTGCTTTGCAAAGAATGAAAATTCCTGCGACTCCTCGAAGTAGCTTCTTTTGAAGCACCACAAGACCAACTCATACAGCATCACCAACTGCCAGCATACTTGACATTGAGCAAAAATAACACGCATCCAAACCATCAGATTTGCAGCGCCTTTGGAAGTCTTTCAGCTGAGAGACAAGGAACACCTGCATCAGTGATCACAAGTAGTCTGAAGGTATATGGCTGCACAAGGTATGCTTCATTGTCCTCTGTCGACTCTCGCAAGCATATGTTTCGCATGCTTTGCATGGGAAAGCATACTAGCGCCTTCAAGGCTGCAAGTAGAGCATCATGAATTTAAGAGGCTTGACTTGCACAATCCCAATTCATGTGTTAAATCCACCCAAAAGTTTACATGAAACCAAATATACAGAAGAAACATTTTGCATTTCGATTGGTGATGGTAGGATGCAACATACTACTACATTAAAAGAAAATTCCAAGATATTTACTCAATGAAACGAAAAGACAGAACAAAATGTTCTACGGTGCATCAAGGTTGCCAGCTAAGAATCAGAAGTGGGAAAAACAAAAGGAGTGATTGATACTTAGACAGTCCACTGCAATGAGTAATTGATCTAACGAAGCAGCAACCCATTAGTAAAGCAGAAACAGACTAATGATTAAGAATGTGTAGTTTTGCTTTGGAGTACAGAAGCTCCCCAACTTATCTTTATTGGAATATTAAATATTACTACCAGCAACAAATCGCCAATCACTATTAAGGACCTATGTTTTCTCACATTTTTCTTGGTTCTCATACACAATATGATAACAAGGGCACGTGCAAGTATTAGTGAAGGTCCAATATACTGAGTAAAAGCATCAAACTACTTATCTTTTGGCATGACTATTCAGGTTTTACTTACTTTCAACATCTCCCTGCAAATTAATTTGCTAAGCTCCCAAATTGCCTGTTCCATTCTTCATAAGTTCCCAGTTCACTTGAGGAAACAGAAGGTCTAACCTCCTGCAAAGCAGTCTCAAAATCCTACAGatccaaaattcaaaataagcTTTTAAAATCGGAATGCTACATTTTGGGAATGATTCATCGCAACAAAGGACACACTTATTTGACAATGCAATAGACAATGCAATCATTGTTTATCCTTTTAGTGATCATAAGTGCCTAGCTATCTAGATTCCAGCACTTATTTGACTAGAATAGTAGTACCTTGAGCATCACCGGCCGCATGTCCTCCTTGTTTAGCTTTGTTATGCCAACACCCTGTTGAAGAGCTTCCCTTAGTGGTCCCATTGAGGCATCTTTCACAAGATTTTTCATGTCAGATCCTGAGTAACCTGCAGATAACCAATGATGCAGAAATATCCAGAAAGATGGCATGATACCTCAGAATTAGCAGCAACAAGAAGAAACCTGGATGATTATGAGTACCTTCTGTTAACTTGCAAACAATATTTGTTTCTTCCTCTGTGAGCTTGAAAAGGCCATCCTTCTCCAATAGATTGCGAATTATCCAGGCCCGTGCCTCTTTAAAATAAACCATGGAACAATGAGATTCCTGAAGTTATCCCCATAAGAACAGAAATAGAACATTACCTGATGAAGGAAGGGGAATATATAGACGTTTTGTAAGTCGCCTCCGTGCTGCTTCATCCAGTTCTTGAGGTCTGTTTGTTGCTCCTGCCATCATTTTTTCTCCATGACATCAGCCCAATCTAAGTTCCACCATTGGTTATGACCCCACATTTAACATCCACCTCATAGACTATGCAACACAACTTCAAAGCATAGGCCTTTAGGCAAAGATGGATATGCAATAATGCATTTCACAAGGACAATAGAAAAGCACATACTATGTTGATGCTCAAACCTCATACATATAAATATCCTGTAATTCCTACCATGACATACATTAATGCATATCACACTTGATATTTTCATCTTTTTAACGCATGAGGTACCTATAAGTAAAATTTGATCATTTCCACTGTCAAAACCTTCCATCTCGATTAGAAACTGTGTTTTCAACCTCCTACTTGACTCATGTTCACCATCTGATTTGCGCTGAAATCATGTGTAAGGGTGTTAGGTGTCAACTGATGCAACATGTATGTGCATAACAAAAACAATTCACTAAGAAAAACCTGTGATAGTAGTGAATCAATCTCATCCACAAATATGACAGCTGGCTGACGACAACAGGCCACCCCAAATAGTGCTCGAACTAGCTTTTCACCCTCGCCAATCTGCACAGCAGGAGAATTAACAATCATTATCAATCTAAAGGTATGCCTTCACATTCTATGTcataatgtatttttttttgaaaaaaaaagattgcatAATTACTGTGCACAAAATGGGCAAACATAGTTTGACAGAGATTAGGATTTCTACTTTCTGAGGAGAGGGCATATAAAGGCTGGGATGAGAGAATTAGCAAGTGAGAGAGATCACAAACAATTGTAGGGAGTACAAGCATGTTCCACG
This genomic window from Oryza sativa Japonica Group chromosome 12, ASM3414082v1 contains:
- the LOC4352148 gene encoding proline--tRNA ligase, cytoplasmic, whose translation is MSSGKGGGGGGKGGGGKKKEVKKETKLGMAYKKDDNFGEWYSEVVVNSEMIEYYDISGCYILRPWAMEIWELLKEFFDAEIKKLKLKPYYFPLFVTENVLQKEKDHIEGFAPEVAWVTKSGKSDLEAPIAIRPTSETVMYPYFSKWIRSHRDLPLRCNQWCNVVRWEFSNPTPFIRSREFLWQEGHTAFATKEEADEEVLQILELYRRIYEEFLAVPVSKGRKSEMEKFAGGLYTTSVEAFIPNTGRGVQGATSHCLGQNFAKMFDITFENDKGSRSMVWQNSWAYTTRSIGVMVMTHGDDKGLVLPPRVAPLQVIVIPVPYKDVDTTAIVNECKKTVETLEKAGIRADLDTRENYSPGWKYSHWEMKGVPLRIEIGPKDMANNQARVVRRDNGAKADIPTADLVEKVNGLLDEVQKNLFETAKQKRDACLKVVNTWDEFIVALNDKKLILAPWCDEEEVEKDVKARTKGDLGAAKTLCTPFEQPDLPEGTTCFASGKPAKKWSFWGRSY